The genomic interval GGGCGGGCGCGGGAGTGACGTGAGGGGCGCGGGCGCTCGCCGCGGCGCTCGTCGCGAGGCGCGTCGCATCGCGGGCGCGGACGAGGGGAGCGACTAGGCTGAGGGCACTATGGCCGATCCCGCACCCGCATCCCGCCAGGCGGAGTTCTCCCTGCTCCTGCCGGTGTACGCGGGCGACCATCCCGACTTCCTCCGCCTCGCCTTCGAGAGCTCGGTCGACCGCCAGACGCTCCGCCCCGCCGAGGCGGTCGTCGTGCAGGACGGTCCGGTCCCCGACGCGCTCGCCGCGGAGCTCGCGCGGATCGAGCGGGAGAGCCCGGTCCCCGTCGTCGTCGTGGTGCTGCCGGAGAACCGCGGCCTCACGGTCGCCCTCAACCGCGGACTCGACGCGTGCCGCTTCCCCGTGGTGGCCCGAATGGACGCCGACGACGTCTCCGAGCCCGAGCGCTTCGCCCGGCAGTGGGAGCTCATCGCTCAGGGGTACGACCTCGTCGGCACCGGCATGGTGGAGTTCGAGCAGGATCCGGAGCGGCCGGTCGGCCGCCGCGTGCCCCCGGTCGGCGCGGAGCGGATCCGGCAGCACGCACGCACGCACAACCCCTTCAACCATCCGACGATGATGTACCGCACGGCCGCCCTCGAGCGGGTCGGCCGCTACGAGCCCTTCGGCAAGATGGAGGACTACTGGCTCGGGATCCGCCTCATCGACGCCGGTGCCCGGGTCGAGAACCTCCCCGAACCGCTCGTGCGCTACCGCGTGGGCGCCGGCGCCTTCGCTCGCCGCGGCGGGTGGGCCGAGGCGAGGACGGAGTGGCGCCTCCAGCGCGAGCTGCTGCGGATGGGCTTCGTGACCCGCGCCGAGTACCTCCGCAACGTCACGATGAAGGGCCTCTACCGGCTGCTCCCCGCGGGAGTGAAGCGCGTACTGTTCCGCCGGCTCATCGGCGGCGGGATGCCGGGTGATCGCGCCGCCGCCCCGGTCGCCCCGCCGGCGTCGGGCGTATCCGGCGCCCCGGACGCGCCGCCCGCGTCGTCGCCGGAGGGCCGATGATCACCGCCGCGCGAGTGACGGCGCTCGTGCTCGTCGCGGCCGTGGGCCTCGGCGCCCCGGCCCCCGCGCCGCCCGCGCACGCCGTGGGCGCGCCAGTGTCCGACGCATCTGTGCCCGACACGGCCGCGTCCGACGCGCCCATGGTCGCCGAGGATGCGCCCGCGTCCGACACGGCCGCCCTCGCCCTCGCCGTCGACACCGTCCTCGCCGTCGAGGCCGTCGAGGCGATCGATGCCGGAGGAGACGCCTCGGGGAGTCCCGGTGCCGCCGCTGATGGGGACGCCGCCGGGGGCGCCGATGCGGGGGCGGACGCCGACGCCTCGGGCACCGCGAACGCGTCCGCCGCTGCCGGTGCGAACGGCGCGGCGGGCGGTGACGCCTCGGGTTCCGCCGGCGCGGATGCCGGCGCGAGCGCAGACGCCGGCGGGCCGTCCGATGCCTCGGCCGCGGGTACCGCCGCGGGATCGGCCGCCGCCGACGGCGCACCGGAGGCGCCCGATCCGGGCGCTCCGGACGCGCCCGACGCGGAGCCGGACGGCCCGCGGGGGCCGAACGGCGGCCTGGCCTCGAATTCGCCCGGGCCCGAGACGGCCAGGCCCGCCGACGGCCGCGAGCTCGCCGAGATGCGCGCATTCGCCCAGGCGGCGACGGCGCTGCGCGGCGACGACTATCCGGCGAGGTACAGGAATCTGCCGTGGCCGTACGTCGACGACCGCATCTGGGACGAGTGGAACTTCGCCTACCGGCAGTGCACCTCCTTCGTCGCGTGGCGCCTGAACTCCGCGAACGGCATCCCCTTCTCGAACCAGTACCTCGGGCTCGTGCGCTGGGGCGACGCCGGCCAGTGGGCGGACTCGGCGCGGAGCGTCGGCATCCGCGTCGACACCACCCCGGAGATCGGCGCGGTCGCGTGGTCGGGCCCCTACTACAGCGGCGCCTCGGCGTTCGGCCACGTCGCCTGGGTCGCCGACGTGCTCGACAACGGCAACGTGGTCATCGAGGAGTACAACGCCGGCTGGGCCGGCGCCTACAGCACCCGCACCGTCGCCCCCGGCGCGTTCCAGGGCTACATCCACATCGCGGACATGGGCGCCAGGTTCACGAAGACCGGCGCCGCCTCGATCAGCGGGATCCCGATGGTGGGCGGCGAGCTGCGGGCATCGGGATCGGGATGGTCGCCGGCCCCGTCGGGCTACGCGTACCGCTGGTTCCGCGACGGCGCCGCGATCGCGGGGGCGACGGGCGCGACGTACCGCCCCGTGCTCGCCGACGTCGGCGCCGCGATCTCCGTCGAGGTGTCGGCCCAGCGGCCCCGCTACCGGCCGAGCAGCGCGGTCTCCTCGGCGACGGTCGTTCTCATGACGGACTCCGACGGCGACGGCATCGACGACACGCAGCAGATGCTGCCGTGGAACTCGGACGTGAACGGCGACGGCCTCCCCGACGCCGTCGGCTTCGCGCCGAGCGGCGTGCAGGTCTCCCTGCGCACGAAGACCGGGATGGGGCCGGCGAAGACCTGGACCCCCGGCTTCGGCACCGGCAACGGCTGGAGCGTCTTCGCGCATCCGCGCACCCTCGTCGACGTGAACGGCGACGGCCGCTCCGACGTGGTCGGCTTCGCGGAGGACGGCGTGCACGTCGCGCTGAGCACCGGCTCGGGGTTCGCCGCGTCGCAGCGCTGGAGCAGCGGATTCGGGGCCGCGAGCGGCTGGTCGGTGAAGTTCCACCCGCGCACGCTCGCGGACGTCACCGGCGATGGCCTGCCCGACGTCGTCGGCTTCGCCTCGGACGGGGTCTACGTGGCGACCGGCACCGGCTCGGGCTTCGCCGCCCCGGCGAAGTGGTACTCCGGCTTCAGCACGGCGACCGGATGGACCGTCGATGCGACGCCGCGCTGGCTCGTCGACATGAACGGCGACGGCCGCGCCGACGTGGTCGGCATCGGCAAGAGCGGGGTGTACGTCGCGCTGAGCACTGGCAGCGGTTTCGGCGGTGCGCGCCTGTGGTCCCCGGGCTACGCCACCACCTCCGGCTGGGGCCCCGCGCACCACCCGCGCACGATCGCCGATGCGAACGGCGACGGTCGGCCCGACGTCGTCGGCTTCGCCTCGGACGGCGTCTACGTCGCGCTGAACACCGGCTCCGGCCTCGGCGCGATGACGCGCTGGCGCGCGGGCTTCGGCACGGCGAGCGGGTGGACCGTCGGGGAGAACCCGCGGACGCTCGCGGACGTCGACGGCGACGGTCGTGCGGACGTCGTCGGCTTCGGCGCGTCGGGCGTGACGGTCGCCCTGAGCACGGGATCGGGCTTCGCCGCGCCGACGCGATGGAGCGACGCCTTCGGCGCCGCGTCCTGGCGATCGGACCGGCAGCCGCGAATGGTGACGGATGTGAACGGCGACGGCCGGGCCGATATCGCCGCCTTCGGCAACAGCGGTCTGCGGGTCGCGCTGAGCACGGGATCCGGCTTCGGCGGCGCGAGCCTGCAACTGCAGGCCATGGGGTACTCCGCCACCGGCTGGCGCGTCGCGGCGCATCCGCGCGCCATCGGCGTGCAGACCCTGATCCGCACCCCGGCCCCGACGGTCTCGGGCCAGGTGCGCGTCGGCGAGCGGCTGACGGCCGCCCTCGGCAGCTGGCAGCCGAGCCCGGTCTCCCTCTCCTCCCAGTGGCTCAGGGATGGCGAGGCGATCGCGGGGAAGACCGCCCGCAGTTACACCCTCACCCCCGAGGATCTCGGGACGAGGATCTCGATCCGGACCACGGGGACGAAGCCGGGCTACGCGCCGGTGAGCCGGCGCTCGACCGCATACACGGTCGCGCCCGGCCTGCTGACGCCCGTCGTCCCCACCGTCTCGGGAACGGCGGCGCCCGGGTCGACGCTCCAGGCGCGCGCCGGGACGTGGGGCCCCGGTACCGTGTCGCTGGCGTACCGCTGGCATCGCAACGGCGCACCCATCGGCGGTGCGACGTCGGCCGCGTACCGCGTCACCGACGCGGACGTCGGACATCGGATCACCGTGACGGTCACGGGGACGAAGCGCGGGTACACGACGGCCTCCCGCGTCTCCGCGGTCGTGAAGGTGGCAGGAGTGCCGGCGCTCCCCGCCTCGACCCCGTTCGCGGATGTGCCGACGACGCACCGCTTCTACCGCGAGATCGCGTGGATGTCGACCTCGGGCCTCTCCACGGGCACGCCGCAGCCGTCCGGCACGCCCGTCTACCGCCCGGCGGCGGAGGTCTCCCGCTCCGCCATGGCGGCCTTCCTCTTCCGCATGGCCGCCATGCAGGATTACCGCCCGCCCGCACGG from Leucobacter allii carries:
- a CDS encoding FG-GAP-like repeat-containing protein; the encoded protein is MITAARVTALVLVAAVGLGAPAPAPPAHAVGAPVSDASVPDTAASDAPMVAEDAPASDTAALALAVDTVLAVEAVEAIDAGGDASGSPGAAADGDAAGGADAGADADASGTANASAAAGANGAAGGDASGSAGADAGASADAGGPSDASAAGTAAGSAAADGAPEAPDPGAPDAPDAEPDGPRGPNGGLASNSPGPETARPADGRELAEMRAFAQAATALRGDDYPARYRNLPWPYVDDRIWDEWNFAYRQCTSFVAWRLNSANGIPFSNQYLGLVRWGDAGQWADSARSVGIRVDTTPEIGAVAWSGPYYSGASAFGHVAWVADVLDNGNVVIEEYNAGWAGAYSTRTVAPGAFQGYIHIADMGARFTKTGAASISGIPMVGGELRASGSGWSPAPSGYAYRWFRDGAAIAGATGATYRPVLADVGAAISVEVSAQRPRYRPSSAVSSATVVLMTDSDGDGIDDTQQMLPWNSDVNGDGLPDAVGFAPSGVQVSLRTKTGMGPAKTWTPGFGTGNGWSVFAHPRTLVDVNGDGRSDVVGFAEDGVHVALSTGSGFAASQRWSSGFGAASGWSVKFHPRTLADVTGDGLPDVVGFASDGVYVATGTGSGFAAPAKWYSGFSTATGWTVDATPRWLVDMNGDGRADVVGIGKSGVYVALSTGSGFGGARLWSPGYATTSGWGPAHHPRTIADANGDGRPDVVGFASDGVYVALNTGSGLGAMTRWRAGFGTASGWTVGENPRTLADVDGDGRADVVGFGASGVTVALSTGSGFAAPTRWSDAFGAASWRSDRQPRMVTDVNGDGRADIAAFGNSGLRVALSTGSGFGGASLQLQAMGYSATGWRVAAHPRAIGVQTLIRTPAPTVSGQVRVGERLTAALGSWQPSPVSLSSQWLRDGEAIAGKTARSYTLTPEDLGTRISIRTTGTKPGYAPVSRRSTAYTVAPGLLTPVVPTVSGTAAPGSTLQARAGTWGPGTVSLAYRWHRNGAPIGGATSAAYRVTDADVGHRITVTVTGTKRGYTTASRVSAVVKVAGVPALPASTPFADVPTTHRFYREIAWMSTSGLSTGTPQPSGTPVYRPAAEVSRSAMAAFLFRMAAMQDYRPPARSPFVDVPTTHRFSREIAWMHDAGLSTGTPTAAGAVYGPDAPVTRGAMAAFLYRLEAPQGFTPPSVSPFADVRPEDRFYTEIAWMHDAGLATGTAQPTGKPRFGASGSVSRAAMAAFLYRLETGG
- a CDS encoding glycosyltransferase is translated as MADPAPASRQAEFSLLLPVYAGDHPDFLRLAFESSVDRQTLRPAEAVVVQDGPVPDALAAELARIERESPVPVVVVVLPENRGLTVALNRGLDACRFPVVARMDADDVSEPERFARQWELIAQGYDLVGTGMVEFEQDPERPVGRRVPPVGAERIRQHARTHNPFNHPTMMYRTAALERVGRYEPFGKMEDYWLGIRLIDAGARVENLPEPLVRYRVGAGAFARRGGWAEARTEWRLQRELLRMGFVTRAEYLRNVTMKGLYRLLPAGVKRVLFRRLIGGGMPGDRAAAPVAPPASGVSGAPDAPPASSPEGR